From the genome of Glycine max cultivar Williams 82 chromosome 2, Glycine_max_v4.0, whole genome shotgun sequence, one region includes:
- the LOC100814618 gene encoding UDP-glycosyltransferase 87A1 codes for MESPSLSTCGCHLVAMPYPARGHINPMMNFCKLLVSNNTGIILVTFVVTEEWLGFIGSDPKPDSIRYATIPNVIPSELTRANDHPGFMEAVMTKMEVPFEELLNRLQPPPTAIVPDTFLYWAVAVGNRRNIPVASFWTMSASIFSVLHHHHLLVQNGHYPVNLSENGGERVDYIPGISSMRLVDFPLNDGSCRSKQLLQISLKGFEWVSKAQHLLITSIYELEPQAIDVLKAELSLPIYTIGPAIPYFSLEKNPTLSTTNGTSHSYMEWLDAQPDRSVLYISQGSYFSVSRAQVDEIAFALRESDIRFLWVARSEASRLKEICGSKGLVVTWCDQLRVLSHSSIGGFWSHCGWNSTKEGVLAGVPFLTFPIIMDQPIDSKMIVEDWKVGWRVNEDVNVNNTLVKKDEIVMLVQKFLDLNSEHAREIRERSKTLRQICRRAITNGGSAVTDLNAFVGDLMQTNIDSMNTL; via the exons ATGGAATCTCCATCATTATCAACTTGTGGCTGCCACCTCGTGGCCATGCCCTACCCTGCTCGCGGCCACATCAACCCCATGATGAACTTCTGCAAGCTGCTTGTCTCCAACAACACCGGAATCATCCTCGTAACTTTCGTGGTCACCGAGGAATGGCTCGGCTTCATCGGCTCCGACCCAAAACCCGACAGCATCAGATACGCCACAATCCCCAACGTTATTCCCTCCGAACTCACTCGCGCAAACGACCACCCCGGCTTTATGGAAGCTGTCATGACCAAAATGGAAGTGCCTTTTGAGGAGCTACTCAACCGCCTTCAGCCGCCGCCTACCGCCATCGTGCCTGATACTTTTCTGTACTGGGCGGTCGCTGTTGGAAACCGGAGGAATATTCCGGTTGCGTCGTTTTGGACCATGTCGGCGTCTATTTTCTCTGTGCTCCACCACCATCACCTTTTGGTACAAAATGGACATTACCCCGTCAATTTGTCAG AAAACGGTGGTGAACGTGTGGATTATATTCCTGGAATTTCCTCAATGCGGCTCGTGGATTTTCCTCTAAACGATGGTAGTTGCCGCAGTAAGCAATTGCTGCAAATAAGCCTGAAAGGTTTCGAGTGGGTTTCCAAAGCACAGCATCTTTTAATCACTTCCATTTATGAGCTCGAACCTCAAGCCATTGATGTCTTAAAAGCAGAGTTGTCATTGCCCATATACACTATTGGCCCTGCCATACCTTATTTTAGCCTCGAAAAAAATCCAACTTTGAGCACCACAAATGGCACTAGTCATAGCTACATGGAGTGGTTAGATGCACAACCCGATCGTTCTGTTCTTTACATCTCACAAGGAAGCTATTTCTCGGTTTCAAGAGCTCAAGTTGATGAGATTGCATTTGCTTTGAGGGAAAGTGACATTCGGTTCTTGTGGGTGGCCCGTAGTGAGGCTTCAAGGTTGAAAGAGATTTGTGGTAGCAAAGGGTTAGTTGTGACATGGTGTGACCAATTGAGAGTGTTGTCTCATTCTTCTATTGGTGGTTTTTGGTCTCATTGTGGGTGGAATTCAACCAAAGAAGGTGTGCTTGCTGGGGTTCCGTTTTTGACCTTCCCAATAATTATGGACCAACCAATTGATAGTAAGATGATAGTAGAGGATTGGAAGGTTGGGTGGAGGGTGAATGAAGATGTTAACGTGAATAATACTTTGGTGAAGAAAGATGAAATTGTAATGCTGGTACAGAAATTTTTGGATTTGAACAGTGAGCATGCAAGGGAAATCAGGGAAAGATCCAAAACTCTTCGGCAGATATGTCGTCGTGCAATTACAAATGGCGGGTCAGCTGTAACTGATTTGAATGCCTTTGTTGGGGATTTAATGCAGACAAACATTGATTCCATGAACACCTTGTAG